A genomic segment from Anticarsia gemmatalis isolate Benzon Research Colony breed Stoneville strain chromosome 12, ilAntGemm2 primary, whole genome shotgun sequence encodes:
- the LOC142977327 gene encoding uncharacterized protein LOC142977327 isoform X2, with the protein MSWPVPNAAQWNSAMAITPEINVGSYTAEQWAAMQQQNWQQWTQWQQQYAQWQSQYGEKYAEQMRALQAMGGMPPLPPSNAAPPPAPPPPDKPPPPPHENNQPLYNHTPSQPTPVPAPSANQPRKVNTGNNININTHPQAGNNSNWSYTQEQSPSSVNAEALKKLAEEERLFDIQFKKWEEEIEKWKKDNVDHPDKQAYREYEEKFEACRAQLLERRQQMNKKKARLLGNAPPPPPTQAVVSAANVNTRPPLPVNTSNAYPNNNIKQSQSYGNNSQNYLEQSKAPYQYQPYSKPQNTFAGNNINIDSQDRFDSYSHGEKYPSKDSFTAPPINPSFLLASESSKKGIPGLDLVLDTDKAFGANVKQDVIDITGENLQAQPSSKGPDYTTISKGINNILGDAKIMNILSMVRGQAGPDNMNNAPGNPSGPYSGNSQSISPYDQGYRNQNFNNQPYEQRQNIMPYNRQGGNNPMLQNQDGPRHPTQTKLMDERQDEMQQDQYNNYDRSSQYGTNNIGLSYNNIPAGAPPPVRPGQRAPLRPLLQEMPGQQNVMEYPRGPPGHPGPIVPQGSVLSERHPLMESNINPPIPSQPKWVDEPMLTPSIIVEYDHKPLRLKARNFIEPVHMFDYNHKSKDEDVKKSRDFADELFVRKPRRTEKEMDHSGDRYSRDYYSRDYERRAPRDDLRDEIRPRGPPRDDYEDRRRIDDDRRRIDDSRKLDEDRRRLDSRYDDRRREDRDKYGRRDDMYRERERDFHRDRDRGRDVRREDIRHRSRSRERDTRKRGLSRDSDLNDIYSKRPRDKDNLPAAQFEQPKHIVMIDDILEAPGREMRPEKIVIILRGPPGSGKSYLAKLIRDKEAEHGGTVRIMSIDDYFMQEGEVEEKDPTTGKMVKKPTLKYEYDHKSEETYLNSLKRAFKRSLTDGYFTFIVFDAVNETLKSYADVWNVSRQNDFQVYICTMELDPQICYKRNIHGRTLAEIESIADRFYHTPPHHIQLDATTLLQSAAITEVHMEDADDEVVMEDTQEPEVESVFTSKWEKMDDAAQLARLDGTSKPLRSSQLSMEDYLQLDDWKPNTAKPGKKTVPKMFVSTMVKSQKTR; encoded by the exons ATGTCTTGGCCAGTGCCAAATGCTGCGCAATGGAATTCGGCTATGGCGATAACACCTGAAATTAATGTGGGATCCTATACGGCAGAGCAATGGGCTGCAATGCAGCAGCAAAACTGGCAGCAATGGACGCAGTGGCAACAACAATATGCTCAGTGGCAAAGTCAGTACGGAGAGAAG TACGCCGAACAAATGAGAGCTTTGCAAGCAATGGGTGGAATGCCCCCTCTTCCGCCGTCCAATGCAGCTCCTCCTCCAGCGCCTCCACCGCCTGACAAGCCACCACCACCGCCCCATGAGAACAATCAGCCGCTTTACAATCATACTCCTAGTCAACCTACACCTGTTCCAGCTCCGAGTGCTAATCAGCCCCGGAAAGTGAATActggaaataatattaatataaatacacatCCACAAGCAGGTAATAATTCTAATTGGTCATATACGCAAGAACAGTCTCCATCTTCAGTTAATGCAGAAGCTCTTAAAAAACTGGCTGAGGAAGAGAGGCTCTTTGATATCCAGTTTAAGAAGTGGGAAGAAGAAATAGAAAAATGGAAAAAGGATAATGTAGACCATCCTGACAAACAAGCTTATAGAGAGTATGAAGAGAAGTTTGAGGCATGCCGTGCTCAGCTTTTGGAAAGAAGacaacaaatgaataaaaagaaagcCCGGCTCTTAGGAAATGCTCCGCCCCCTCCTCCTACTCAAGCAGTAGTCAGTGCAGCCAATGTTAACACGCGACCACCATTGCCTGTCAATACATCTAATGCTTATcctaataacaatattaaacaatCTCAAAGTTATGGAAATAACTCCCAAAACTATCTGGAGCAAAGCAAAGCTCCATATCAATATCAGCCATACAGTAAACCCCAAAATACATTTGcaggaaataatattaatattgacagTCAAGATAGATTTGATTCATATTCACATGGTGAGAAATATCCATCAAAGGATAGTTTTACTGCTCCTCCTATAAATCCAAGCTTTTTACTTGCAAGTGAATCAAGTAAGAAAGGAATACCTGGTTTGGATTTAGTTTTAGATACTGACAAAGCTTTTGGAGCAAATGTAAAGCAAGATGTAATTGACATTACTGGTGAAAATCTTCAAGCACAACCTTCAAGTAAAGGACCAGATTATACAACTATTTCTAAAGgcataaataatatacttggAGATGCTAAAATCATGAATATTCTTTCAATGGTAAGGGGGCAGGCTGGTCCAGATAACATGAACAATGCACCAGGTAATCCAAGTGGTCCATATAGTGGAAATAGTCAGAGTATCTCTCCATATGACCAGGGATACAGAAACCAGAATTTCAATAATCAGCCTTATGAACAAAGGCAAAACATTATGCCTTACAATAGACAGGGTGGAAACAACCCAATGCTACAAAATCAGGATGGACCTAGACACCCCACCCAGACAAAGTTGATGGATGAGAGACAGGATGAAATGCAACAGGAccagtataataattatgataggAGTTCCCAATATGGAACAAACAACATTGGACTGTCGTATAACAATATTCCTGCTGGTGCTCCACCACCAGTAAGACCTGGGCAGCGGGCTCCTTTGCGACCTCTTTTACAAGAAATGCCTGGTCAACAAAATGTTATGGAGTATCCTAGAGGCCCACCGGGACATCCAGGTCCAATAGTTCCTCAAGGTTCAGTGCTTTCAGAGCGACATCCTTTGATGGAGAGTAATATTAACCCTCCTATTCCAAGCCAACCTAAATGGGTGGATGAACCCATGCTTACCCCGTCTATAATAGTTGAATATGACCACAAGCCTTTAAGATTGAAag CACGGAATTTTATTGAACCTGTTCATATGTTTGATTACAATCACAAATCAAAAGATGAAGATGTCAAAAAATCGAGAGACTTTGCTGATGAATTATTTGTAAGAAAACCAAGAAGGACAGAAAAGGAAATGGATCACAGTGGTGATAGATATAGTCGAGATTATTATTCCAGAGACTATGAGAGACGTGCACCACGTGATGATTTACGCGATGAGATTCGTCCAAGAGGCCCACCTAGAGATGACTATGAAGACAGACGAAGAATAGATGATGACAGAAGGCGAATTGATGATAGCAGAAAACTAGACGAAGACAGAAGAAGACTAGACAGTAGGTATGATGACAGAAGAAGAGAAGATCGCGATAAGTACGGCCGCAGAGACGATATGTACCGCGAGCGGGAACGAGATTTTCATCGTGACAGAGACCGTGGCCGTGATGTTAGAAGAGAAGATATCAGGCATCGCAGCAGAAGTCGCGAAAGAGATACCAGAAAAAGAGGATTAAGTAGAGATAGtgatttaaatgatatttactCAAAAAGACCTAGAGACAAAGATAATTTGCCAGCAGCTCAATTTGAACAACCTAAACATATTGTAATGATTGATGATATATTAGAGGCCCCTGGACGTGAAATGAGGCCTGAAAAAATTGTGATCATTCTTAGAG GTCCTCCTGGTAGCGGGAAATCATATTTAGCTAAACTAATCAGGGATAAAGAAGCTGAGCATGGTGGTACTGTAAGAATTATGTCAATTGATGACTATTTTATGCAAGAGGGTGAGGTAGAGGAAAAGGATCCTACCACAGGAAAGATG GTTAAAAAACCTACTCTCAAATATGAGTATGATCATAAAAGTGAAGAAACATATCTAAATTCCTTAAAGAGAGCTTTTAAAAGAAGTTTGACTGATGGTTATTTTACGTTCAttgtttttgatgctgtgaatGAGACACTTAAGAGTTATGCAGATGTATGGAATGTGTCCAGACAGAATGATTTCCAG GTGTACATTTGCACCATGGAACTGGACCCGCAGATTTGCTATAAGAGAAATATTCACGGTAGAACATTAGCTGAAATAGAAAGTATAGCAGACCGATTCTACCACACGCCGCCGCATCATATACAGCTGGATGCCACAACGTTGCTACAGAGTGCAGCTATTACTGAAGTTCATATGGAGGACGCTGATGACGAGGTTGTGATGGAGGACACACAAGAACCTGAG GTCGAAAGCGTTTTTACATCCAAGTGGGAGAAAATGGACGACGCCGCTCAACTAG CCCGGCTCGACGGCACGAGCAAGCCACTCCGGTCCTCCCAGCTTTCAATGGAGGACTACCTACAGCTAGACGACTGGAAACCTAACACAGCCAAACCAGGAAAGAAAACT gTACCCAAAATGTTTGTTTCCACCATGGTAAAGTCTCAAAAAACCAGGTAA
- the LOC142977327 gene encoding uncharacterized protein LOC142977327 isoform X3 — protein MSWPVPNAAQWNSAMAITPEINVGSYTAEQWAAMQQQNWQQWTQWQQQYAQWQSQYGEKYAEQMRALQAMGGMPPLPPSNAAPPPAPPPPDKPPPPPHENNQPLYNHTPSQPTPVPAPSANQPRKVNTGNNININTHPQAGNNSNWSYTQEQSPSSVNAEALKKLAEEERLFDIQFKKWEEEIEKWKKDNVDHPDKQAYREYEEKFEACRAQLLERRQQMNKKKARLLGNAPPPPPTQAVVSAANVNTRPPLPVNTSNAYPNNNIKQSQSYGNNSQNYLEQSKAPYQYQPYSKPQNTFAGNNINIDSQDRFDSYSHGEKYPSKDSFTAPPINPSFLLASESSKKGIPGLDLVLDTDKAFGANVKQDVIDITGENLQAQPSSKGPDYTTISKGINNILGDAKIMNILSMVRGQAGPDNMNNAPGNPSGPYSGNSQSISPYDQGYRNQNFNNQPYEQRQNIMPYNRQGGNNPMLQNQDGPRHPTQTKLMDERQDEMQQDQYNNYDRSSQYGTNNIGLSYNNIPAGAPPPVRPGQRAPLRPLLQEMPGQQNVMEYPRGPPGHPGPIVPQGSVLSERHPLMESNINPPIPSQPKWVDEPMLTPSIIVEYDHKPLRLKARNFIEPVHMFDYNHKSKDEDVKKSRDFADELFVRKPRRTEKEMDHSGDRYSRDYYSRDYERRAPRDDLRDEIRPRGPPRDDYEDRRRIDDDRRRIDDSRKLDEDRRRLDSRYDDRRREDRDKYGRRDDMYRERERDFHRDRDRGRDVRREDIRHRSRSRERDTRKRGLSRDSDLNDIYSKRPRDKDNLPAAQFEQPKHIVMIDDILEAPGREMRPEKIVIILRGPPGSGKSYLAKLIRDKEAEHGGTVRIMSIDDYFMQEGEVEEKDPTTGKMVKKPTLKYEYDHKSEETYLNSLKRAFKRSLTDGYFTFIVFDAVNETLKSYADVWNVSRQNDFQVYICTMELDPQICYKRNIHGRTLAEIESIADRFYHTPPHHIQLDATTLLQSAAITEVHMEDADDEVVMEDTQEPEPGSTARASHSGPPSFQWRTTYS, from the exons ATGTCTTGGCCAGTGCCAAATGCTGCGCAATGGAATTCGGCTATGGCGATAACACCTGAAATTAATGTGGGATCCTATACGGCAGAGCAATGGGCTGCAATGCAGCAGCAAAACTGGCAGCAATGGACGCAGTGGCAACAACAATATGCTCAGTGGCAAAGTCAGTACGGAGAGAAG TACGCCGAACAAATGAGAGCTTTGCAAGCAATGGGTGGAATGCCCCCTCTTCCGCCGTCCAATGCAGCTCCTCCTCCAGCGCCTCCACCGCCTGACAAGCCACCACCACCGCCCCATGAGAACAATCAGCCGCTTTACAATCATACTCCTAGTCAACCTACACCTGTTCCAGCTCCGAGTGCTAATCAGCCCCGGAAAGTGAATActggaaataatattaatataaatacacatCCACAAGCAGGTAATAATTCTAATTGGTCATATACGCAAGAACAGTCTCCATCTTCAGTTAATGCAGAAGCTCTTAAAAAACTGGCTGAGGAAGAGAGGCTCTTTGATATCCAGTTTAAGAAGTGGGAAGAAGAAATAGAAAAATGGAAAAAGGATAATGTAGACCATCCTGACAAACAAGCTTATAGAGAGTATGAAGAGAAGTTTGAGGCATGCCGTGCTCAGCTTTTGGAAAGAAGacaacaaatgaataaaaagaaagcCCGGCTCTTAGGAAATGCTCCGCCCCCTCCTCCTACTCAAGCAGTAGTCAGTGCAGCCAATGTTAACACGCGACCACCATTGCCTGTCAATACATCTAATGCTTATcctaataacaatattaaacaatCTCAAAGTTATGGAAATAACTCCCAAAACTATCTGGAGCAAAGCAAAGCTCCATATCAATATCAGCCATACAGTAAACCCCAAAATACATTTGcaggaaataatattaatattgacagTCAAGATAGATTTGATTCATATTCACATGGTGAGAAATATCCATCAAAGGATAGTTTTACTGCTCCTCCTATAAATCCAAGCTTTTTACTTGCAAGTGAATCAAGTAAGAAAGGAATACCTGGTTTGGATTTAGTTTTAGATACTGACAAAGCTTTTGGAGCAAATGTAAAGCAAGATGTAATTGACATTACTGGTGAAAATCTTCAAGCACAACCTTCAAGTAAAGGACCAGATTATACAACTATTTCTAAAGgcataaataatatacttggAGATGCTAAAATCATGAATATTCTTTCAATGGTAAGGGGGCAGGCTGGTCCAGATAACATGAACAATGCACCAGGTAATCCAAGTGGTCCATATAGTGGAAATAGTCAGAGTATCTCTCCATATGACCAGGGATACAGAAACCAGAATTTCAATAATCAGCCTTATGAACAAAGGCAAAACATTATGCCTTACAATAGACAGGGTGGAAACAACCCAATGCTACAAAATCAGGATGGACCTAGACACCCCACCCAGACAAAGTTGATGGATGAGAGACAGGATGAAATGCAACAGGAccagtataataattatgataggAGTTCCCAATATGGAACAAACAACATTGGACTGTCGTATAACAATATTCCTGCTGGTGCTCCACCACCAGTAAGACCTGGGCAGCGGGCTCCTTTGCGACCTCTTTTACAAGAAATGCCTGGTCAACAAAATGTTATGGAGTATCCTAGAGGCCCACCGGGACATCCAGGTCCAATAGTTCCTCAAGGTTCAGTGCTTTCAGAGCGACATCCTTTGATGGAGAGTAATATTAACCCTCCTATTCCAAGCCAACCTAAATGGGTGGATGAACCCATGCTTACCCCGTCTATAATAGTTGAATATGACCACAAGCCTTTAAGATTGAAag CACGGAATTTTATTGAACCTGTTCATATGTTTGATTACAATCACAAATCAAAAGATGAAGATGTCAAAAAATCGAGAGACTTTGCTGATGAATTATTTGTAAGAAAACCAAGAAGGACAGAAAAGGAAATGGATCACAGTGGTGATAGATATAGTCGAGATTATTATTCCAGAGACTATGAGAGACGTGCACCACGTGATGATTTACGCGATGAGATTCGTCCAAGAGGCCCACCTAGAGATGACTATGAAGACAGACGAAGAATAGATGATGACAGAAGGCGAATTGATGATAGCAGAAAACTAGACGAAGACAGAAGAAGACTAGACAGTAGGTATGATGACAGAAGAAGAGAAGATCGCGATAAGTACGGCCGCAGAGACGATATGTACCGCGAGCGGGAACGAGATTTTCATCGTGACAGAGACCGTGGCCGTGATGTTAGAAGAGAAGATATCAGGCATCGCAGCAGAAGTCGCGAAAGAGATACCAGAAAAAGAGGATTAAGTAGAGATAGtgatttaaatgatatttactCAAAAAGACCTAGAGACAAAGATAATTTGCCAGCAGCTCAATTTGAACAACCTAAACATATTGTAATGATTGATGATATATTAGAGGCCCCTGGACGTGAAATGAGGCCTGAAAAAATTGTGATCATTCTTAGAG GTCCTCCTGGTAGCGGGAAATCATATTTAGCTAAACTAATCAGGGATAAAGAAGCTGAGCATGGTGGTACTGTAAGAATTATGTCAATTGATGACTATTTTATGCAAGAGGGTGAGGTAGAGGAAAAGGATCCTACCACAGGAAAGATG GTTAAAAAACCTACTCTCAAATATGAGTATGATCATAAAAGTGAAGAAACATATCTAAATTCCTTAAAGAGAGCTTTTAAAAGAAGTTTGACTGATGGTTATTTTACGTTCAttgtttttgatgctgtgaatGAGACACTTAAGAGTTATGCAGATGTATGGAATGTGTCCAGACAGAATGATTTCCAG GTGTACATTTGCACCATGGAACTGGACCCGCAGATTTGCTATAAGAGAAATATTCACGGTAGAACATTAGCTGAAATAGAAAGTATAGCAGACCGATTCTACCACACGCCGCCGCATCATATACAGCTGGATGCCACAACGTTGCTACAGAGTGCAGCTATTACTGAAGTTCATATGGAGGACGCTGATGACGAGGTTGTGATGGAGGACACACAAGAACCTGAG CCCGGCTCGACGGCACGAGCAAGCCACTCCGGTCCTCCCAGCTTTCAATGGAGGACTACCTACAGCTAG
- the LOC142977327 gene encoding uncharacterized protein LOC142977327 isoform X1, which produces MSWPVPNAAQWNSAMAITPEINVGSYTAEQWAAMQQQNWQQWTQWQQQYAQWQSQYGEKYAEQMRALQAMGGMPPLPPSNAAPPPAPPPPDKPPPPPHENNQPLYNHTPSQPTPVPAPSANQPRKVNTGNNININTHPQAGNNSNWSYTQEQSPSSVNAEALKKLAEEERLFDIQFKKWEEEIEKWKKDNVDHPDKQAYREYEEKFEACRAQLLERRQQMNKKKARLLGNAPPPPPTQAVVSAANVNTRPPLPVNTSNAYPNNNIKQSQSYGNNSQNYLEQSKAPYQYQPYSKPQNTFAGNNINIDSQDRFDSYSHGEKYPSKDSFTAPPINPSFLLASESSKKGIPGLDLVLDTDKAFGANVKQDVIDITGENLQAQPSSKGPDYTTISKGINNILGDAKIMNILSMVRGQAGPDNMNNAPGNPSGPYSGNSQSISPYDQGYRNQNFNNQPYEQRQNIMPYNRQGGNNPMLQNQDGPRHPTQTKLMDERQDEMQQDQYNNYDRSSQYGTNNIGLSYNNIPAGAPPPVRPGQRAPLRPLLQEMPGQQNVMEYPRGPPGHPGPIVPQGSVLSERHPLMESNINPPIPSQPKWVDEPMLTPSIIVEYDHKPLRLKARNFIEPVHMFDYNHKSKDEDVKKSRDFADELFVRKPRRTEKEMDHSGDRYSRDYYSRDYERRAPRDDLRDEIRPRGPPRDDYEDRRRIDDDRRRIDDSRKLDEDRRRLDSRYDDRRREDRDKYGRRDDMYRERERDFHRDRDRGRDVRREDIRHRSRSRERDTRKRGLSRDSDLNDIYSKRPRDKDNLPAAQFEQPKHIVMIDDILEAPGREMRPEKIVIILRGPPGSGKSYLAKLIRDKEAEHGGTVRIMSIDDYFMQEGEVEEKDPTTGKMVKKPTLKYEYDHKSEETYLNSLKRAFKRSLTDGYFTFIVFDAVNETLKSYADVWNVSRQNDFQVYICTMELDPQICYKRNIHGRTLAEIESIADRFYHTPPHHIQLDATTLLQSAAITEVHMEDADDEVVMEDTQEPEVESVFTSKWEKMDDAAQLARLDGTSKPLRSSQLSMEDYLQLDDWKPNTAKPGKKTVRWADIEERRQQEKMRAIGFVVGQTDWNRMTDPTMGSSALTQTKYIERVKRH; this is translated from the exons ATGTCTTGGCCAGTGCCAAATGCTGCGCAATGGAATTCGGCTATGGCGATAACACCTGAAATTAATGTGGGATCCTATACGGCAGAGCAATGGGCTGCAATGCAGCAGCAAAACTGGCAGCAATGGACGCAGTGGCAACAACAATATGCTCAGTGGCAAAGTCAGTACGGAGAGAAG TACGCCGAACAAATGAGAGCTTTGCAAGCAATGGGTGGAATGCCCCCTCTTCCGCCGTCCAATGCAGCTCCTCCTCCAGCGCCTCCACCGCCTGACAAGCCACCACCACCGCCCCATGAGAACAATCAGCCGCTTTACAATCATACTCCTAGTCAACCTACACCTGTTCCAGCTCCGAGTGCTAATCAGCCCCGGAAAGTGAATActggaaataatattaatataaatacacatCCACAAGCAGGTAATAATTCTAATTGGTCATATACGCAAGAACAGTCTCCATCTTCAGTTAATGCAGAAGCTCTTAAAAAACTGGCTGAGGAAGAGAGGCTCTTTGATATCCAGTTTAAGAAGTGGGAAGAAGAAATAGAAAAATGGAAAAAGGATAATGTAGACCATCCTGACAAACAAGCTTATAGAGAGTATGAAGAGAAGTTTGAGGCATGCCGTGCTCAGCTTTTGGAAAGAAGacaacaaatgaataaaaagaaagcCCGGCTCTTAGGAAATGCTCCGCCCCCTCCTCCTACTCAAGCAGTAGTCAGTGCAGCCAATGTTAACACGCGACCACCATTGCCTGTCAATACATCTAATGCTTATcctaataacaatattaaacaatCTCAAAGTTATGGAAATAACTCCCAAAACTATCTGGAGCAAAGCAAAGCTCCATATCAATATCAGCCATACAGTAAACCCCAAAATACATTTGcaggaaataatattaatattgacagTCAAGATAGATTTGATTCATATTCACATGGTGAGAAATATCCATCAAAGGATAGTTTTACTGCTCCTCCTATAAATCCAAGCTTTTTACTTGCAAGTGAATCAAGTAAGAAAGGAATACCTGGTTTGGATTTAGTTTTAGATACTGACAAAGCTTTTGGAGCAAATGTAAAGCAAGATGTAATTGACATTACTGGTGAAAATCTTCAAGCACAACCTTCAAGTAAAGGACCAGATTATACAACTATTTCTAAAGgcataaataatatacttggAGATGCTAAAATCATGAATATTCTTTCAATGGTAAGGGGGCAGGCTGGTCCAGATAACATGAACAATGCACCAGGTAATCCAAGTGGTCCATATAGTGGAAATAGTCAGAGTATCTCTCCATATGACCAGGGATACAGAAACCAGAATTTCAATAATCAGCCTTATGAACAAAGGCAAAACATTATGCCTTACAATAGACAGGGTGGAAACAACCCAATGCTACAAAATCAGGATGGACCTAGACACCCCACCCAGACAAAGTTGATGGATGAGAGACAGGATGAAATGCAACAGGAccagtataataattatgataggAGTTCCCAATATGGAACAAACAACATTGGACTGTCGTATAACAATATTCCTGCTGGTGCTCCACCACCAGTAAGACCTGGGCAGCGGGCTCCTTTGCGACCTCTTTTACAAGAAATGCCTGGTCAACAAAATGTTATGGAGTATCCTAGAGGCCCACCGGGACATCCAGGTCCAATAGTTCCTCAAGGTTCAGTGCTTTCAGAGCGACATCCTTTGATGGAGAGTAATATTAACCCTCCTATTCCAAGCCAACCTAAATGGGTGGATGAACCCATGCTTACCCCGTCTATAATAGTTGAATATGACCACAAGCCTTTAAGATTGAAag CACGGAATTTTATTGAACCTGTTCATATGTTTGATTACAATCACAAATCAAAAGATGAAGATGTCAAAAAATCGAGAGACTTTGCTGATGAATTATTTGTAAGAAAACCAAGAAGGACAGAAAAGGAAATGGATCACAGTGGTGATAGATATAGTCGAGATTATTATTCCAGAGACTATGAGAGACGTGCACCACGTGATGATTTACGCGATGAGATTCGTCCAAGAGGCCCACCTAGAGATGACTATGAAGACAGACGAAGAATAGATGATGACAGAAGGCGAATTGATGATAGCAGAAAACTAGACGAAGACAGAAGAAGACTAGACAGTAGGTATGATGACAGAAGAAGAGAAGATCGCGATAAGTACGGCCGCAGAGACGATATGTACCGCGAGCGGGAACGAGATTTTCATCGTGACAGAGACCGTGGCCGTGATGTTAGAAGAGAAGATATCAGGCATCGCAGCAGAAGTCGCGAAAGAGATACCAGAAAAAGAGGATTAAGTAGAGATAGtgatttaaatgatatttactCAAAAAGACCTAGAGACAAAGATAATTTGCCAGCAGCTCAATTTGAACAACCTAAACATATTGTAATGATTGATGATATATTAGAGGCCCCTGGACGTGAAATGAGGCCTGAAAAAATTGTGATCATTCTTAGAG GTCCTCCTGGTAGCGGGAAATCATATTTAGCTAAACTAATCAGGGATAAAGAAGCTGAGCATGGTGGTACTGTAAGAATTATGTCAATTGATGACTATTTTATGCAAGAGGGTGAGGTAGAGGAAAAGGATCCTACCACAGGAAAGATG GTTAAAAAACCTACTCTCAAATATGAGTATGATCATAAAAGTGAAGAAACATATCTAAATTCCTTAAAGAGAGCTTTTAAAAGAAGTTTGACTGATGGTTATTTTACGTTCAttgtttttgatgctgtgaatGAGACACTTAAGAGTTATGCAGATGTATGGAATGTGTCCAGACAGAATGATTTCCAG GTGTACATTTGCACCATGGAACTGGACCCGCAGATTTGCTATAAGAGAAATATTCACGGTAGAACATTAGCTGAAATAGAAAGTATAGCAGACCGATTCTACCACACGCCGCCGCATCATATACAGCTGGATGCCACAACGTTGCTACAGAGTGCAGCTATTACTGAAGTTCATATGGAGGACGCTGATGACGAGGTTGTGATGGAGGACACACAAGAACCTGAG GTCGAAAGCGTTTTTACATCCAAGTGGGAGAAAATGGACGACGCCGCTCAACTAG CCCGGCTCGACGGCACGAGCAAGCCACTCCGGTCCTCCCAGCTTTCAATGGAGGACTACCTACAGCTAGACGACTGGAAACCTAACACAGCCAAACCAGGAAAGAAAACT gTACGGTGGGCCGACATTGAAGAAAGAAGACAACAAGAAAAGATGCGCGCCATCGGATTTGTTGTAGGTCAGACTGATTGGAACCGAATGACGGACCCAACCATGGGGTCCAGTGCACTAACTCAAACTAAATACATAGAGCGAGTGAAGCGTCATTAG
- the LOC142977329 gene encoding uncharacterized protein LOC142977329 — MTLENLLSQIGSGTKQLTDRYSDYASPVHDHDHVFYAYEPSAPSHGHVATSKHHYGGGGHKSGASMSALTLLAFLFFLHILQQCIKDHMTDMSSTQPVMVMTAGREGDETISKSASNKVDKTGMTTADDKINSDNNQINQNEQNKIMATKITYDYDDSSNKNQLQKVHTTAYATKSSEDQKYKYVIKNNANRSSYFSGYVSAMDEE, encoded by the exons ATGACTTTGGAAAATCTACTATCTCAAATAGGCTCCGGGACCAAACAGCTCACAGACAG GTATTCGGACTACGCGAGCCCAGTCCACGACCATGACCACGTGTTTTACGCATATGAACCATCAGCGCCTTCGCATGGCCACGTTGCTACCTCCAAACA TCATTATGGAGGTGGTGGTCATAAAAGCGGTGCATCAATGTCGGCGCTAACATTGCTGgcgtttttatttttcctgCACATTTTACAGCAATGTATTAAGGATCATATGACAGACATGAGCTCCACACAACCTGTAATGGTCATGACTGCAGGCCGAGAAGGCGACGAAACCATTTCAAAATCGGCATCAAATAAAGTGGATAAAACCGGAATGACTACAGCCGATGATAAAATTAATTCCGATAATAACCAAATAAATCAGAATGAGCAAAATAAGATAATGGCTACAAAGATAACTTATGATTACGATGACTCctcaaacaaaaatcaattacagaaaGTTCACACAACCGCATACGCAACTAAGTCTTCTGAAGATCAgaagtataaatatgtaataaaaaataacgcgAATCGCAGTTCATATTTTTCCGGATACGTCAGTGCAATGGatgaagaataa